The stretch of DNA ATGTGAGCACACTGGAAGGGTTTTTATATCCTGGGACTTATGTGTTGCCGCGTGTATCAAGCCTGGATGATTTGCTTGTGATGATATTGACCGAATTTTCGGGGAATGTTGATACAAGCTTGATGGATGGATTTGAACGCCAGGGCTTGACCCTGGTTGAAGCGGTTATTTTGGCATCAATTATTGAGAGAGAAGCTGTGGTAACCGAAGAAAAGCCGCTGATTGCGTCTGTGTTTTTCAATCGTCTTGAAGCTGGTATGCGACTTGAAACGGATCCAACTGTTCAATATGCCCTCGGGTTTGATGAAGCAACAAACTCCTGGTGGAAATCTCCGCTGTATCTCAACGATTTAAATATTGATTCGCCCTATAATACCTACCTACACAATGGGTTGCCGCCAGGCCCAATCAGCAACCCGGATTTAGATGCGCTCCGGAGTGTTGCCTTTCCCGCAACCACTCCCTATTATTACTTCAGAGCCGACTGTGATGGCTCTGGGCGGCATAATTTTGCCATCACCTTTGAAGAACATCTGAATAATAGTTGCGAATGATTGAATGGTGTGTAGGAGCAATCATGGCTACAATGGGGGTTGGTATCGAAGGTTCGGGTATAAAAGGCGCGCGAGTTGACATTGATAAGGGTGACTTATTGCAGGATTGCATCCGGATTCCCACGCCATCGCCCGGCGACCTGGAGCAGGTGCTGGAGATCATCGATGCCTGATGTTCCCCGGTTCAATTCTGCGTAAGCGAGCGATACCCCGGACCTTTTTGAAAATAATCATAATTGGCTTGAATATCCCTGGTAAGATCAACTTCCTCGCCCTCAACGAGCAGGCGGGTGTAATCAAGGTGAACTGGATTTCCCTCATAATCAAAACCATCGTAGGGTAGATCAAATCCAGGCGTTCCCTTTGGCATGGATTGCACCTCATCGCCGCGGGCGATAAACCTTGCTGGAACGTCATCTTCTGGGAAAATCGCATCAAAGGGACATTCGGAGACACAGGCGCCGCAGTCGATACATGTTGATGGGTCAATATAGAACAAGGGCCACTCATCCTGGGGCTTGCCGGGGATGATGCATTCTACGGGGCATACGGTGGCGCAGCTACCTTCGCGCACACACAGACTTGTGATAATATGGGGCATAGATTCTCCAAAGTTGTTAATTTCAGTGCATTTTAGTGGCGTGGGTCGACTATGTCAAGTGCGCCGATTGCATTACAATTATACCTGATGCAAACTTCAGACTTGCGATTTAAGCAATACCAGCCTGTGTTGGCAACAACTTCAGGGATTTTTTTCGTCTCGACGGCGTCGATTTTTATCCGCTTTGCTCAGCAAGAAGCTTCATCGATTGTAATTGCTGCAACAAGGATGGTGATTGCCAGTTTAGTGTTGATACCCGTCGCCTGGATCCGCCACTGCCCGGAGTGGCAAAGCCTTTCACGCGCAGAGCTGTTCAAAGGAAGCCTGGCGGGCTTATTCTTGGCGCTGCATTTTGCTGCATGGATCAGCTCTTTAGAACTCACATCGATTGCCAGCTCAGTGGTGCTGGTGACCACCACGCCGTTGTGGGTGGCTTTGCTTTCGCCCTTTATTTTGAAAGAGCCAATCCGAAGATCGGTGCTGCTTGGATTGCTGATCTCGATTGCTGGCGGCGTTGTCGTAGGGCTCGGGCATGCATGCCAGTTGATACATGGCGAATTTGTTTGCCAGGTCCAAACCTTCGACAGACAAAACCTGTTGGGTAATTTCTTGGCTTTGTTTGGCGCCTGGATGGCGGCCGGGTATATGATCATTGGCCGCCAATTAAGAAAAAAATTGAACACGATCTCTTATACTGCGCTGGTGTATGGTGTTTCCGCGCTCCTTTTGGTAATCCTGGCATTGATTGAGGCAGAGCCGGTCCTGTCTTATTCAGGCATAACATACGTATGGTTGATTGCGTTGGGAGTCTTCCCCCAATTGCTGGGACATTCGCTATTAAACTGGGCTTTGAAACACATCTCAGCCACCTATGTTGCCCTGACTTTACTGGGTGAGCCGATTGGAACGATTATCCTGGCGATGATCTTCCTTAAAGAAAGACCCACGCTCCTGGAAGCTGTGGGGTCTGTATTAATTATGGTTGGAATTGTGATCGGGTCAATCCGTCGTGTGAAACGGATCAATGGGGTAGAACCCGCCCCTTAGTATCTTCCAAAAATGCTTTGTAGATGGCGTCCTTTTCGGCTTGCGGCAATCGCCCGTAGAGGTAATTGGTTTCGTGTAGTCGTTGGGTTATGCTCTCAGAGATGGCATCAGGGTGCATCCGCCAGATCCAATTTCCGGAAGATGTGCCCGGGAAGTTCATCCTAGCCCAGGAGCCCAGGCTGAGAACATCCTGCATGGGCGCTAAAACCCAGTCAGCCACCGAACCCCACAGAGCCCTAATCATCGACCAGGCAATATCATGACCGGAGCGCGCCAGGTAACGCCGACAGAAGTCCTGTTCTCGTTCGGGTGCCGACTCATACCAACCCCGGGTTGTGTTATTGTCGTGGGTGCCGGTGTAGGCGACACAATTCAACGGATAATTATGAGGCAGGAAGTCGTCATCCGGATCGGATGCAAAGGCGAACTGAAGGATTTTCATTCCGGGCAGATTGTATTTATCGCGCATTTTTAGGACCGGCTCTGTGATCACGCCCAGATCTTCGGCGATGATGGGCAGTTCACCTAATTGCTCTTTGACCACATCAAGGAATCCTTCGCCCGGGCCTTTTACCCAGCGACCGATAACAGCATTTTCGTTACCGAAAGGTACCTCCCAGTAGGCTTCGAATCCCCTGAAGTGATCCAGTCGGACAATATCAACCTGCGATAACACCGCTTTCAAACGGGAAAGCCACCATTGATACCCATCAGCTTGATGGACATCCCATTTATATAGCGGGTTACCCCACAATTGTCCGGTTGCCGAAAAATAATCGGGAGGAACACCAGCCACCACCTCCGGATAGCCTTCTTCATCCAGGTAAAACAGGTCTTTATTCATCCAAACATCGGCGCTATCATAGGCGACAAAGATCGGGATGTCACCAATTATGCGGATGCCCTTTTCGTGAGCATAATCTCTCAATGCTGCCCATTGACGATGGAAAATAAATTGTTGATAGGATTGAAATTCGATGGCTTCCTGAGAATCCTTTGCGAACCTGGCTAATGCTTTTTGCTCTCGTTTTCTCAAAGGTTCGGGCCATTCACTCCAGGAACCACCACCCCGGGTTTGTTTGATCGCCATAAAAATCGTATAGGGAGCCAACCAATCTTTACAGGTATCTTTGAATTTCTCAAATTCGGCTTTAAGACCAGAGCTGGCTGTTTTCCTAAAGTGATCAAAGCTCCGTTGTAATAATTTAATCTTCCATTGGATCACAGGCCCATAATCAACCTCTTCAAGTGGAAAGTTGGGCCTATCCCTCAGGTCTGTTTTGGCTAGCAAGCCCTGGTCGAGCAATATGGTCGCGCTGATCAGGTATGGATTCCCTGCAAAAGCAGAAAAGCACTGGTAGGGTGAATCTGCGTAACCTGTAGGACCTAAGGGCAAAACCTGCCACAATTGGCATCCAGACCGACTTAGAAAATCAGTCCAGCGGTAGGCATCAGGGCCCAGATCACCAATGCCGTCTGGGCTGGGCAGGCTGGTAGGGTGGAGGATAACTCCCGAGGCGCGATTTAGTTCCATTGGCTACTCCTAAGCAGCTACATTTCGCTGGTTGGAAAGTTCAAGATAAATGTCGATATATTTATGGGCTGAATTTT from Brevefilum fermentans encodes:
- a CDS encoding DMT family transporter, which gives rise to MSSAPIALQLYLMQTSDLRFKQYQPVLATTSGIFFVSTASIFIRFAQQEASSIVIAATRMVIASLVLIPVAWIRHCPEWQSLSRAELFKGSLAGLFLALHFAAWISSLELTSIASSVVLVTTTPLWVALLSPFILKEPIRRSVLLGLLISIAGGVVVGLGHACQLIHGEFVCQVQTFDRQNLLGNFLALFGAWMAAGYMIIGRQLRKKLNTISYTALVYGVSALLLVILALIEAEPVLSYSGITYVWLIALGVFPQLLGHSLLNWALKHISATYVALTLLGEPIGTIILAMIFLKERPTLLEAVGSVLIMVGIVIGSIRRVKRINGVEPAP
- the malQ gene encoding 4-alpha-glucanotransferase, coding for MELNRASGVILHPTSLPSPDGIGDLGPDAYRWTDFLSRSGCQLWQVLPLGPTGYADSPYQCFSAFAGNPYLISATILLDQGLLAKTDLRDRPNFPLEEVDYGPVIQWKIKLLQRSFDHFRKTASSGLKAEFEKFKDTCKDWLAPYTIFMAIKQTRGGGSWSEWPEPLRKREQKALARFAKDSQEAIEFQSYQQFIFHRQWAALRDYAHEKGIRIIGDIPIFVAYDSADVWMNKDLFYLDEEGYPEVVAGVPPDYFSATGQLWGNPLYKWDVHQADGYQWWLSRLKAVLSQVDIVRLDHFRGFEAYWEVPFGNENAVIGRWVKGPGEGFLDVVKEQLGELPIIAEDLGVITEPVLKMRDKYNLPGMKILQFAFASDPDDDFLPHNYPLNCVAYTGTHDNNTTRGWYESAPEREQDFCRRYLARSGHDIAWSMIRALWGSVADWVLAPMQDVLSLGSWARMNFPGTSSGNWIWRMHPDAISESITQRLHETNYLYGRLPQAEKDAIYKAFLEDTKGRVLPH
- a CDS encoding indolepyruvate ferredoxin oxidoreductase subunit alpha, whose protein sequence is MPHIITSLCVREGSCATVCPVECIIPGKPQDEWPLFYIDPSTCIDCGACVSECPFDAIFPEDDVPARFIARGDEVQSMPKGTPGFDLPYDGFDYEGNPVHLDYTRLLVEGEEVDLTRDIQANYDYFQKGPGYRSLTQN